From one Burkholderia pyrrocinia genomic stretch:
- a CDS encoding amylo-alpha-1,6-glucosidase, with translation MPNHAEATTTQAPQVAPAAPTPASGPAFIAPEADPQVLARNNQYVLKSGAAFVVGDALGDIGGHDDGLFVDDMRVLSKWRLTFGGRAPSLLSGATSADNASFTAHLTNRPLPPLGGRETPEGVIHIERMRVLAGDVLYEALTLTNYGASEAEVPLSLSFAADFKDMFEVRGTQRPKRGTVVAPRVDAGAVRLRYDGLDSVERNVTVHFSPAPDALSVDRADYTLTIAAQACVSIYLTVDATLGPAHSEAPGCGRVALRTALVGVHREMRARRESMARVNTGNPLFDAWLDRSLADLGLLTTQLDTGPYPYAGIPWFSTPFGRDAVITSLQMLWLQPSLARGVLRFLAEHQARETSAFRDAEPGKIMHEFRRSEMAATGEVPFALYYGGVDTTPLFIVLAGAYVERTGDDALIDELWPALERAAQWVIDKCDRNPYGLLDYQRTSERGLANQGWKDSHDSVFHADGRFPDGPVALVEVQAYACAALDAMSECSHRRGHAADATRYALRAKTLREQVDALFWMPEGDFYGIALDGHGDLCRVFASNAGHLLAFGLPDAERGAAVAGVLGSTLFQTGWGIRTLAAGQPRFNPMAYHNGSVWPHDNALIARGLARYGDKTAAVNLLRALFEAAVSFEMRLPELFCGFPRRRGEPPTAYPVACLPQAWAAGAPFMMLQACLGVSIDASRHEVRVERPALPEGVDWLRIDALRVGDETVSLTFRRVDGQVVASAEQPGRVKVVAVL, from the coding sequence ATGCCGAATCACGCCGAAGCCACGACGACGCAGGCGCCGCAAGTCGCGCCTGCTGCCCCGACCCCAGCGTCGGGCCCCGCATTCATCGCGCCCGAAGCCGATCCGCAGGTGCTCGCGCGCAACAACCAGTACGTGCTGAAATCCGGCGCCGCGTTCGTGGTCGGCGACGCGCTCGGCGACATCGGCGGTCACGACGACGGCCTGTTCGTCGACGACATGCGCGTGCTGTCCAAATGGCGCCTGACGTTCGGCGGCCGCGCGCCGTCGCTGCTGTCGGGCGCGACGAGCGCCGACAACGCATCGTTCACCGCACACCTGACGAACCGCCCGCTGCCGCCGCTCGGCGGCCGCGAGACGCCCGAGGGCGTGATCCATATCGAGCGGATGCGCGTGCTCGCGGGCGACGTGCTGTACGAAGCGCTGACGCTGACGAACTACGGCGCGAGCGAAGCCGAGGTGCCGCTGTCGCTGTCGTTCGCGGCCGATTTCAAGGACATGTTCGAGGTGCGCGGCACGCAGCGCCCGAAGCGCGGCACAGTCGTTGCTCCGCGCGTCGACGCGGGCGCGGTGCGGCTGCGCTACGACGGTCTGGACAGCGTCGAGCGCAACGTGACCGTGCATTTCTCGCCGGCGCCCGACGCGCTGTCGGTCGATCGCGCCGACTACACGCTGACGATCGCCGCGCAGGCGTGCGTGTCGATCTACCTGACCGTCGACGCGACGCTCGGCCCGGCGCACAGCGAAGCGCCCGGGTGCGGCCGCGTCGCGCTGCGCACCGCGCTCGTCGGCGTGCACCGCGAGATGCGTGCGCGGCGCGAGTCGATGGCACGCGTGAACACCGGTAATCCGCTGTTCGACGCGTGGCTCGACCGTTCGCTCGCGGATCTCGGGCTGCTCACGACGCAACTCGACACGGGGCCGTATCCGTATGCGGGCATTCCGTGGTTCTCGACGCCGTTCGGCCGCGACGCAGTGATCACGTCGCTGCAGATGCTGTGGCTGCAGCCGTCGCTCGCACGCGGCGTGCTGCGTTTCCTGGCCGAGCACCAGGCGCGCGAGACGTCCGCGTTCCGCGATGCGGAGCCCGGCAAGATCATGCACGAGTTCCGCCGCAGCGAGATGGCCGCGACGGGCGAGGTGCCGTTCGCGCTCTACTACGGCGGCGTCGACACGACTCCGCTGTTCATCGTGCTGGCCGGCGCGTATGTCGAACGCACCGGCGACGATGCGCTGATCGACGAGCTGTGGCCCGCGCTCGAGCGCGCCGCGCAATGGGTGATCGACAAGTGCGACCGCAATCCTTACGGACTGCTCGATTATCAGCGCACGTCGGAGCGCGGCTTGGCGAACCAGGGCTGGAAGGACAGCCACGATTCGGTGTTCCATGCGGACGGCCGCTTCCCCGACGGGCCGGTCGCGCTCGTCGAGGTGCAGGCCTACGCATGTGCGGCGCTCGATGCGATGTCCGAATGCTCGCACCGGCGCGGCCACGCGGCCGACGCCACGCGCTACGCGCTGCGTGCGAAGACGCTGCGCGAGCAGGTCGATGCGCTGTTCTGGATGCCGGAAGGCGATTTCTACGGGATCGCGCTCGATGGTCATGGCGACCTGTGCCGCGTGTTCGCATCGAACGCGGGCCACCTGCTCGCGTTCGGGCTGCCCGATGCCGAGCGGGGCGCGGCGGTCGCCGGCGTGCTCGGCTCGACGCTGTTCCAGACGGGCTGGGGCATCCGCACGCTGGCGGCCGGCCAGCCGCGCTTCAACCCGATGGCGTATCACAACGGCTCGGTGTGGCCGCACGACAATGCGCTGATCGCACGCGGCCTCGCGCGCTACGGCGACAAGACGGCCGCGGTGAACCTGCTGCGCGCGCTGTTCGAGGCGGCGGTGAGCTTCGAGATGCGCTTGCCCGAGCTGTTCTGCGGGTTCCCGCGCCGGCGCGGCGAACCGCCGACCGCGTATCCGGTCGCGTGCCTGCCGCAGGCGTGGGCGGCCGGTGCGCCGTTCATGATGCTGCAGGCGTGCCTCGGCGTGAGCATCGATGCGTCGCGCCACGAGGTGCGCGTCGAGCGCCCGGCGTTGCCGGAAGGTGTCGACTGGTTGCGGATCGACGCGCTGCGCGTCGGCGACGAAACCGTGTCGCTGACGTTCCGCCGCGTCGACGGCCAGGTCGTCGCGTCGGCGGAGCAGCCGGGCCGTGTGAAGGTGGTCGCGGTGCTTTAG
- the penR gene encoding beta-lactamase transcriptional regulator PenR, with protein sequence MTTLRPHLPLNALRAFESSARHLNFTRAGLELSVTQAAVSQQVRSLEERLGCTLFTRLPRGLGLTDEGRALLPVLSDAFSRIETVLKQFDGGRFREVLTLGVVGTFAIGWLMPRLKQFSDTHPFVELRLRTNNNVVDLAAEGLDFAIRFGEGNWPATRNERLLDAPLTALCAPDIARRLAQPADLANETLLRSYRTDEWLGWFDAAQLEPWAVNGPVFDSSRLMVEAAMQGAGVALAPACMFARELQLGLLARPLDIDVRAGGYWLTSLKSKPLTPAMTLFRDWIAAEAADTAPAA encoded by the coding sequence ATGACGACGCTCCGCCCTCATCTTCCGCTCAATGCGCTGCGCGCGTTCGAATCGTCTGCGCGCCACCTGAACTTCACGCGCGCCGGCCTCGAGCTGAGCGTGACCCAGGCCGCGGTCAGCCAGCAGGTGCGCTCGCTCGAGGAACGGCTCGGTTGCACGCTGTTCACGCGGTTGCCGCGCGGGCTCGGGCTCACCGACGAAGGGCGCGCGCTGCTGCCCGTGTTGAGCGATGCGTTCAGCCGCATCGAGACGGTGCTCAAGCAGTTCGACGGCGGGCGATTCCGCGAGGTGCTGACGCTCGGCGTCGTCGGCACCTTTGCCATAGGCTGGCTAATGCCGCGGCTGAAACAGTTCAGCGACACGCACCCATTCGTCGAGCTGCGGCTGCGGACCAACAACAACGTCGTCGACCTCGCCGCCGAGGGTCTCGACTTCGCGATCCGCTTCGGGGAAGGCAACTGGCCGGCGACGCGCAACGAGCGCCTGCTCGATGCGCCGCTCACCGCGCTGTGCGCGCCGGACATCGCGCGGCGCCTCGCGCAGCCGGCGGATCTCGCCAATGAAACGCTGCTGCGCTCCTACCGCACCGACGAATGGCTCGGCTGGTTCGACGCCGCGCAACTCGAACCGTGGGCGGTCAACGGGCCCGTGTTCGATTCGTCGCGGCTGATGGTCGAGGCCGCGATGCAGGGCGCGGGCGTCGCGCTTGCGCCGGCCTGCATGTTCGCGCGCGAACTGCAGCTCGGCCTGCTCGCGCGGCCGCTCGACATCGACGTGCGCGCCGGCGGCTACTGGCTCACGTCGCTGAAGTCGAAACCGCTCACGCCCGCGATGACGCTCTTTCGCGACTGGATCGCGGCCGAGGCGGCCGACACGGCGCCGGCCGCGTAA
- a CDS encoding autotransporter-associated beta strand repeat-containing protein has protein sequence MNLARSKKAGEPFPRLLLPTGVFLALSGAGIVPAQATCSTAGTTVTCSGVANPLQPSYSNSANNINATVNPGASVGVLLGVGGTAMSLTGNNNTLTNNGTIDPSALGSGLGVLSSGAVIGNASASANTTVINNGTMNGSTGVAISGVTGMALSVQNGTGGTSHITNTGTIGSNPLVGAILVGADAPVVAAYGGGQVNMSNSGTINGRVSFGSNGTPGQGNTFTNSGTINGGVSMGANSNNTFNAVTGSSVNTAGGTGGAFNITVGPNTLNVAATGVVDGGAGGNNTLNLQQGASANGTIAVNNYINFNHLDVNSGNWTINGASTAQDATLNGGVAIINNNASLGTGNITANGGALQAGTAGLNVANGVTLNAAGLTVQGATGLALSGTVSGVGALTKNDGGTLTLSGANTYTGGTNLNGGGLVVGDNASLGTGALNVNTNASLDTSANVTLNNTVNLATGTTLTLGGSNNLGLAGSIGGAGGLVKNGAATTTLTGANTYTGDTTINSGTLALGAGGSLASTGTVNLTGAGATFDVSNASGAQTIGSLAGAAGTNVSLGGNSLTLNGSVNATYAGTIGGAGSVTLSGTGTQTLTGTNTYTGGTNLNGGNLAVGSNTALGTGAVNVNGSSTLDATTNVSLANGVNIATGTTLTLAGSTGLGLGGVIAGGGGLVKNGAAAVTLSGANTYTGGTTLNAGGLVLGNGSALGTGALTVGGAATLDTTTNLSVGNAIDLGTGAALTLGGSNALGLSGAISGAGSLVKNGAATTTLTGANTYTGGTTINAGTLALGTGGSLAATGTVNLANAGAALDISTGGAQAIGALSGVAGTSVSLGGNALTLGGTASGTFSGAIGGTGSLTLSGTGTQTLNGASTYSGGTNLNSGSVVLGNNAALGTGALTVGGAATLDTNTSVTVANAVNLAGTGSTLTLGGSNALALSGGISGAGSLVKNGAATTTLTGANTYSGTTTINSGTLALGTGGSFATTGAVNLTGAGAALDLSGATGAQSLGALSGVAGTNLNLGGNALTLGGTASGTFSGLIGGAGSLTLSGTGTQTLNGANTYTGGTNLNSGGLVLGNGSALGTGALNVGGAATLDTNASLTVGNAVNLGTGAALTLGGSNALGLGGAIAGAGSLVKNGAATTTLTGANTYTGGTTINAGTLALGAGGSLAATGAVNLAGAGATFDVSGATGAQTIGALSGIAGTNVNLGGNGLTLSGTASGTFGGAIGGTGGLTLSGTGTQTLTGANTYTGGTTIDGGSTLALGAGGSLASTGTVNLAGAGATFNLSGASGAQTIGALTGAASTNVNLGGNGLTLSGGGNHTFGGAIGGTGGVTLAGAGTQTLTGANTYTGGTTIDAGSTLALGAGGSLAATGAVNLAGTGAAFDVSGASGAQTIGALSGAAGTNVNLGGNGLTLSGTASGTFGGVIGGTGGVTFASTGTQTLTGANTYTGGTTIDGGSTLALGAGGSLASGSAVNLVGAGATFNLSGASGAQTIGTLTGAASTNVNLGANALTLNGSGNGTFGGAIGGTGGVTFAGTGTQTLTGANTYSGGTTINGGSTLALGAGGSLAASGAVNLAGTGATFNLGGASGAQTIGVLNGAAGTNVNLGANALTLTGSGGTFGGAIGGSGGVTFAGAGTQTLTGANTYTGGTTINGGSTLALGAGGSLASTGAVNLAGSGAAFDVSGATGAQTVGALSGGAGTNVNLGANALTLNGGGTAFGGTIGGSGGVTVASGTQVLTGSNTYTGGTTIAAGGTLQLGNGGTSGSIAGDVVDNGALIFNQSGNVTVASVLSGTGALTQAGSGQLTLTGTNTLSGPTTVSAGTLAVNGSLGQSAVTVQNGATVTGTGTIGGLVVQGGATAAASQPGAALNVAGNVTFQPGSTFQVAATPQQSGSVAATGTATLNGGTVQVLANQNGYQPSTTYTILTASSGVQGAFSQVNANYAFLMPTLSYDPDHVYLRLVANGTALPDVATTPNQRSVATALGGLGAGNPLYDAVLTTDAGTARRAYGLLDGELQASLKSMLLLDSRYVRDAVTDRVRQGLAPGSGPLAALSSGGAALCGDNTAGVVDPTLPPERRIGSRDGCYGGTPYQPVVWGQAFGGRSRLAGDGNASTINRSMTGFIAGADMALNDKWRAGLAAGVTHSSLDNDQSASASVNSYYLSLYGGAQYGPLGVRGGASYTWYRINSDRNPAFAGFSDHDSAGYNANSAQVFGEVGYALPVGPVAIEPFAGLAYVNLHTDGYTESGGAAALRAGGETTHVGFSTLGLRAASQLGSVGSGTITARGTVGWRHAFGNVRPSSTFTFANGGTSFQVSGVPIARDSAVLEAGIDANITKRLTLGLTYSGQYGSGVRDNAVLGNILWKF, from the coding sequence ATGAACCTTGCGCGTTCGAAAAAAGCCGGCGAGCCGTTCCCGAGACTGCTGTTGCCGACGGGTGTTTTCCTGGCGCTGTCCGGCGCCGGCATCGTTCCCGCCCAGGCGACCTGCAGCACCGCAGGCACCACGGTGACCTGTTCCGGCGTCGCGAACCCGCTGCAGCCGAGTTACTCGAACAGCGCGAACAACATAAATGCGACGGTCAACCCGGGCGCGAGCGTCGGCGTGCTGCTCGGCGTCGGCGGTACCGCGATGTCGCTGACCGGCAACAACAATACACTGACCAACAACGGCACGATCGATCCTTCCGCGCTCGGCTCGGGGCTCGGCGTGCTGTCGAGCGGGGCGGTGATCGGCAACGCATCGGCGAGCGCGAACACCACCGTCATCAACAACGGCACGATGAACGGCTCGACCGGCGTGGCGATCAGCGGCGTGACGGGCATGGCGCTGTCGGTCCAGAACGGCACCGGCGGCACGTCGCACATCACGAACACCGGCACGATCGGGTCCAACCCGCTGGTCGGTGCGATCCTCGTCGGCGCCGACGCGCCCGTGGTCGCCGCGTACGGCGGCGGCCAGGTCAATATGTCGAACAGCGGAACGATCAACGGCCGCGTATCGTTCGGCTCGAACGGCACGCCCGGGCAGGGCAATACGTTCACCAACTCGGGCACGATCAACGGCGGCGTGTCGATGGGCGCGAACAGCAACAACACGTTCAATGCAGTGACCGGCTCGTCGGTCAACACGGCGGGCGGCACCGGCGGCGCGTTCAACATCACGGTCGGTCCGAACACGCTCAACGTGGCGGCGACGGGCGTCGTCGACGGCGGCGCGGGCGGCAACAACACGCTCAATCTGCAGCAGGGCGCCAGCGCGAACGGTACGATCGCGGTCAACAACTACATCAACTTCAACCACCTCGACGTCAACAGCGGCAACTGGACGATCAACGGCGCGTCCACTGCGCAGGATGCGACGCTGAACGGCGGCGTCGCGATCATCAACAACAACGCATCGCTCGGCACCGGCAACATCACGGCAAATGGCGGCGCGCTGCAGGCGGGCACGGCGGGGCTCAACGTCGCCAACGGCGTGACGCTCAATGCCGCCGGGCTGACGGTGCAGGGCGCGACCGGGCTCGCACTGTCGGGCACGGTGTCGGGCGTAGGCGCGCTGACGAAGAATGACGGCGGCACGCTGACGCTGTCCGGTGCGAACACGTACACGGGCGGCACGAACCTGAACGGCGGCGGCCTGGTCGTCGGCGACAATGCTTCGCTCGGCACGGGCGCGCTGAACGTCAACACGAACGCGTCGCTCGACACGAGCGCAAACGTGACGCTCAACAACACGGTCAATCTCGCCACCGGTACGACGCTGACGCTCGGCGGCAGCAACAATCTCGGGCTGGCCGGCTCGATCGGCGGAGCCGGCGGCCTCGTGAAGAACGGCGCGGCGACGACCACGCTGACCGGCGCGAACACGTACACCGGCGACACGACGATCAACAGCGGGACGCTGGCGCTGGGCGCGGGCGGCAGCCTGGCGTCGACGGGCACGGTCAACCTGACCGGCGCGGGCGCGACGTTCGACGTGAGCAACGCGTCGGGCGCGCAGACGATCGGCTCGCTGGCGGGCGCGGCCGGCACGAACGTGAGCCTCGGCGGCAATTCGCTGACGCTCAACGGCAGCGTCAATGCGACCTATGCCGGCACGATCGGCGGGGCGGGCAGCGTGACGTTGTCAGGCACCGGCACGCAAACGCTGACGGGCACGAACACGTATACGGGCGGCACGAACCTGAACGGCGGCAACCTCGCCGTCGGCAGCAATACGGCGCTCGGCACCGGCGCAGTGAACGTCAACGGTTCGTCGACGCTCGATGCAACCACCAACGTGTCGCTCGCGAACGGCGTCAACATCGCGACGGGCACCACGCTGACGCTCGCCGGCAGCACCGGTCTCGGCCTGGGCGGCGTGATCGCCGGCGGCGGCGGCCTCGTGAAGAACGGCGCAGCAGCGGTGACGCTGTCCGGCGCGAACACCTATACCGGCGGCACGACGCTGAATGCCGGCGGGCTCGTGCTCGGCAACGGCTCGGCGCTCGGCACCGGCGCGCTGACCGTCGGCGGCGCGGCGACGCTCGATACGACCACGAACCTGTCGGTCGGCAACGCGATCGATCTGGGCACGGGCGCCGCGCTGACGCTTGGCGGCAGCAACGCCCTCGGGTTGAGCGGCGCGATTTCCGGCGCGGGCAGCCTCGTGAAGAACGGCGCGGCGACCACGACGCTGACCGGTGCGAACACGTATACGGGCGGCACGACGATCAACGCGGGCACGCTGGCGCTCGGCACGGGCGGCAGTCTCGCGGCAACGGGCACGGTGAATCTCGCCAACGCCGGTGCGGCGCTCGACATCAGCACGGGCGGTGCGCAGGCGATCGGCGCACTGTCGGGCGTGGCAGGTACGAGCGTGAGCCTCGGCGGCAATGCGCTGACGCTCGGCGGCACGGCCAGCGGCACCTTCAGCGGCGCGATTGGCGGGACGGGCAGCCTGACGCTGTCCGGCACCGGCACGCAGACGTTGAACGGCGCGAGCACCTACTCGGGCGGCACGAACCTGAACAGCGGCAGCGTCGTGCTCGGCAACAACGCGGCGCTCGGCACGGGCGCGCTGACGGTCGGCGGCGCGGCGACACTCGATACGAATACGAGCGTGACGGTCGCGAACGCGGTCAATCTCGCCGGCACCGGCTCGACGCTGACGCTCGGCGGCAGCAACGCCCTCGCGCTGAGCGGCGGGATATCCGGCGCGGGCAGCCTCGTGAAGAACGGCGCGGCGACGACGACACTGACCGGCGCAAACACGTACTCGGGCACCACGACGATCAACAGCGGCACGCTGGCGCTTGGCACGGGCGGCAGCTTCGCGACGACGGGCGCGGTAAACCTGACCGGCGCGGGCGCGGCGCTCGACCTGAGCGGCGCAACGGGCGCGCAGTCGCTCGGCGCGCTGTCGGGTGTCGCGGGAACGAACCTCAACCTTGGCGGCAACGCACTGACGCTGGGCGGGACTGCCAGCGGCACGTTCAGCGGCCTGATCGGCGGCGCGGGCAGCCTGACGCTGTCCGGCACCGGCACGCAGACGCTGAACGGCGCGAATACCTATACCGGCGGCACCAACCTGAACAGCGGCGGCCTCGTGCTCGGCAACGGCTCGGCACTCGGCACCGGCGCGCTGAACGTCGGCGGCGCCGCGACACTGGATACGAACGCGAGCCTGACGGTCGGCAACGCGGTCAATCTCGGCACGGGCGCGGCGCTCACGCTGGGCGGCAGCAACGCGCTCGGGTTGGGCGGCGCGATCGCCGGTGCGGGCAGCCTCGTGAAGAATGGCGCGGCGACCACCACGCTGACGGGTGCGAACACGTACACGGGCGGCACGACGATCAACGCGGGCACGCTGGCGCTGGGCGCGGGCGGCAGCCTGGCGGCGACGGGCGCGGTGAACCTGGCCGGCGCTGGCGCGACGTTCGACGTGAGCGGTGCAACAGGCGCACAGACGATCGGCGCACTGTCGGGCATCGCCGGTACGAACGTGAACCTCGGCGGCAACGGGCTGACGCTGAGCGGGACCGCCAGCGGCACCTTCGGCGGTGCGATCGGCGGCACCGGCGGCCTGACGCTGTCGGGAACCGGCACGCAAACGCTGACGGGTGCGAATACGTACACCGGCGGCACGACGATCGACGGCGGCAGCACGCTTGCGCTGGGTGCAGGCGGCAGCCTTGCATCGACCGGCACGGTGAATCTCGCCGGCGCGGGCGCGACGTTCAACCTGAGCGGCGCATCGGGCGCGCAGACGATCGGCGCGCTGACCGGCGCGGCCAGCACGAACGTGAACCTGGGTGGCAACGGGCTGACGTTGAGCGGCGGCGGCAATCATACGTTCGGCGGGGCGATCGGCGGCACGGGTGGCGTCACGCTCGCCGGCGCGGGCACGCAAACGCTGACGGGCGCGAACACCTACACCGGCGGCACGACGATCGACGCTGGCAGCACGCTCGCGCTGGGTGCGGGCGGCAGCCTCGCGGCGACGGGCGCGGTGAATCTCGCGGGCACGGGTGCGGCGTTCGACGTGAGCGGCGCATCGGGGGCGCAGACGATCGGCGCGCTGTCGGGCGCGGCCGGTACGAACGTGAACCTCGGCGGCAACGGGCTGACGCTGAGCGGGACTGCCAGCGGCACCTTCGGCGGCGTGATCGGCGGCACCGGCGGCGTGACGTTCGCGAGCACCGGCACGCAAACGCTGACGGGCGCGAACACGTACACGGGCGGCACGACGATCGACGGCGGCAGCACGCTCGCGCTGGGTGCGGGCGGCAGCCTCGCGTCGGGGAGTGCGGTGAATCTCGTCGGCGCGGGCGCGACGTTCAACCTGAGCGGGGCATCGGGCGCGCAGACGATCGGCACGCTGACCGGCGCGGCCAGTACGAACGTGAACCTGGGCGCGAATGCACTGACGCTGAACGGCAGCGGCAACGGCACGTTCGGCGGCGCGATCGGCGGCACCGGCGGCGTCACGTTCGCGGGCACCGGCACGCAAACGCTGACGGGTGCGAACACGTATTCCGGCGGCACGACGATCAACGGCGGCAGCACGCTCGCGCTGGGCGCGGGCGGCAGCCTCGCGGCGAGCGGCGCGGTGAATCTCGCGGGCACGGGCGCGACGTTCAACCTGGGCGGTGCATCGGGCGCGCAGACGATCGGAGTACTGAACGGTGCGGCCGGCACGAACGTGAACCTGGGTGCCAACGCGCTGACGCTGACCGGCAGCGGCGGGACATTCGGCGGCGCGATCGGCGGGTCGGGCGGCGTGACGTTCGCGGGCGCCGGCACGCAAACGCTGACGGGTGCGAACACGTACACCGGCGGCACGACGATCAACGGTGGCAGCACACTCGCGCTGGGTGCGGGCGGCAGCCTCGCGTCGACGGGCGCGGTGAATCTCGCCGGCTCGGGCGCGGCCTTCGACGTGAGCGGCGCGACGGGCGCGCAGACGGTTGGTGCGCTGTCCGGCGGGGCCGGCACGAATGTGAACCTGGGCGCCAACGCGCTGACGCTGAACGGCGGCGGCACCGCATTCGGCGGCACGATCGGCGGCTCGGGCGGCGTCACGGTGGCGAGCGGCACGCAGGTGCTGACCGGCAGCAACACGTACACCGGCGGCACCACGATCGCGGCCGGCGGCACGCTGCAACTCGGCAACGGCGGCACGTCGGGCAGCATCGCGGGCGACGTCGTCGACAACGGCGCGCTGATCTTCAATCAATCCGGCAACGTGACGGTTGCAAGCGTGCTGTCCGGCACGGGCGCGCTGACGCAGGCCGGCAGCGGGCAACTGACGCTGACGGGCACGAACACGCTGAGCGGCCCGACCACCGTCAGCGCGGGCACGCTCGCCGTCAACGGTTCGCTCGGCCAGTCGGCCGTGACCGTGCAGAACGGCGCGACGGTGACGGGCACCGGCACGATCGGCGGCCTCGTGGTGCAGGGCGGCGCGACGGCGGCCGCATCGCAGCCGGGCGCGGCGCTGAACGTGGCCGGCAACGTCACGTTCCAGCCGGGTTCGACGTTCCAGGTCGCGGCCACGCCGCAGCAAAGCGGCAGCGTCGCCGCGACGGGCACGGCGACGCTGAACGGCGGCACCGTGCAGGTACTCGCGAACCAGAACGGCTACCAGCCGAGCACGACCTACACGATCCTCACCGCGTCGTCGGGCGTGCAGGGTGCGTTCAGCCAGGTGAATGCGAACTACGCGTTCCTGATGCCGACGCTCAGCTACGATCCGGATCACGTGTACCTGCGGCTGGTCGCGAATGGCACGGCGCTGCCTGACGTCGCGACGACGCCGAACCAGCGTTCGGTCGCGACCGCGCTCGGCGGGCTCGGCGCCGGCAACCCGCTGTACGACGCGGTGCTGACGACCGACGCGGGTACTGCGCGCCGCGCATACGGGCTGCTCGACGGCGAACTGCAGGCGAGCCTGAAGAGCATGCTGCTGCTCGACAGCCGTTATGTGCGCGATGCGGTAACCGATCGCGTCCGCCAGGGTCTCGCGCCTGGATCGGGCCCGCTCGCGGCGCTGTCGTCGGGCGGCGCCGCGCTGTGCGGCGACAACACGGCCGGCGTGGTCGATCCGACGCTGCCGCCGGAACGCCGGATCGGTTCGCGCGATGGCTGTTATGGCGGCACGCCTTACCAACCGGTCGTCTGGGGGCAGGCGTTCGGCGGCCGCAGCCGGCTCGCCGGCGACGGCAACGCATCGACGATCAACCGCAGCATGACCGGCTTCATCGCCGGCGCCGACATGGCGCTCAACGACAAGTGGCGTGCGGGCCTGGCGGCGGGCGTCACGCACAGCTCGCTCGACAACGACCAGAGCGCGTCGGCGTCGGTGAACAGCTACTACCTGTCGCTGTACGGCGGCGCGCAGTACGGGCCGCTCGGCGTGCGCGGCGGCGCGTCGTATACGTGGTACCGGATCAACAGCGACCGTAATCCGGCCTTCGCGGGCTTCTCCGATCACGATTCGGCCGGCTACAACGCGAATTCGGCGCAGGTGTTCGGCGAAGTCGGCTATGCGCTGCCGGTCGGGCCCGTCGCGATCGAACCGTTCGCGGGCCTCGCGTATGTCAACCTGCATACCGACGGTTATACGGAAAGCGGCGGCGCGGCAGCGTTGCGCGCCGGCGGCGAGACGACCCACGTCGGCTTCTCGACGCTCGGCTTGCGCGCGGCGTCGCAGCTCGGCTCGGTCGGGAGTGGCACGATCACCGCACGCGGGACGGTCGGCTGGCGCCATGCGTTCGGCAACGTGCGGCCTTCGTCGACGTTCACGTTCGCGAACGGCGGCACGTCGTTCCAGGTGTCGGGCGTGCCGATTGCGCGCGACAGTGCGGTGCTCGAAGCCGGCATCGACGCGAACATCACGAAGCGCCTGACGCTCGGCCTCACGTACAGCGGCCAGTACGGCAGCGGCGTGCGCGACAACGCGGTGCTCGGCAACATCCTGTGGAAGTTCTGA
- the blaPEN-bcc gene encoding PEN family class A beta-lactamase, Bcc-type, producing the protein MTYSSKRRTLLLAAATAPLVLTVTACASSQTAAPDEAAMPDVAAVAAAATFAQLERDAGGRLGVCAIDAASGRRVEHRADERFPFCSTFKAMLSAAVLAQSVARPGLLQQRVTYGKADLVNYSPVTGKHVDTGMTVAELCEATIQYSDNAAANLLMKLIGGPSAVTAYARSIGDSTFRLDRWETELNTALPGDLRDTTTPAAMAASMRVLTLGDALPAAQRAQLVAWLRGNKVGDKRIRAGVPAGWTVGDKTGTGDYGTTNDAGVVWSPSRAPIVLVVYYTQAHADARPKEDVIADVARVVVEALG; encoded by the coding sequence ATGACCTACTCATCGAAACGTCGAACCCTGTTGCTGGCCGCCGCGACGGCGCCGCTCGTCCTGACCGTCACCGCGTGCGCGTCGTCGCAGACCGCCGCGCCGGACGAGGCCGCGATGCCGGACGTGGCAGCCGTGGCGGCCGCGGCGACGTTTGCCCAACTCGAACGCGACGCGGGCGGCCGTCTCGGCGTGTGTGCGATCGACGCCGCGAGCGGCCGGCGCGTCGAGCATCGCGCCGACGAGCGCTTCCCGTTCTGCAGCACGTTCAAGGCGATGCTGAGTGCGGCGGTGCTCGCGCAGAGCGTCGCGCGTCCGGGATTGCTGCAACAGCGCGTGACGTACGGAAAGGCCGATCTCGTCAACTATTCGCCGGTGACGGGAAAGCATGTCGACACGGGCATGACGGTCGCCGAATTGTGCGAGGCCACGATCCAGTACAGCGACAACGCGGCCGCGAATCTGCTGATGAAGCTGATCGGCGGCCCGTCGGCGGTGACTGCATACGCGCGCTCGATCGGCGACAGCACGTTCCGGCTCGATCGATGGGAGACCGAACTGAATACCGCATTGCCGGGCGACCTGCGCGACACGACGACGCCCGCCGCGATGGCCGCCAGCATGCGCGTGCTGACGCTCGGCGATGCGTTGCCGGCCGCGCAGCGTGCGCAGCTCGTTGCCTGGCTGCGCGGCAACAAGGTCGGCGACAAGCGGATTCGCGCGGGCGTGCCGGCAGGGTGGACGGTCGGCGACAAGACGGGCACCGGCGACTACGGGACGACGAACGACGCGGGCGTCGTGTGGTCGCCGTCGCGTGCGCCGATCGTGCTGGTCGTGTACTACACGCAGGCGCATGCCGATGCGCGGCCGAAGGAAGATGTGATCGCCGACGTCGCGCGCGTCGTGGTCGAGGCGCTCGGTTGA